A region of Massilia sp. WG5 DNA encodes the following proteins:
- a CDS encoding ABC transporter substrate-binding protein, with protein sequence MPLPTRRTLLAAVAAAACAAVIIPVQAAKPLTIGFSQVGAESEWRTANTASIKDAAKQAGVTLKFADAQQQQQNQVKAIRSFIAQRVDVIAFSPVVETGWETVLREAKNAKIPVILTDRAVKVSDPSLYVSFIGSDFVEEGRRAGRWLLEYAKKNGDKPLNIVELQGTVGSAPATDRKTGFAEAIAGNPKLKVIRSQTGDFTRAKGKEVMEAFLKSEGKNINVLFAHNDDMAIGAIQAIEEAGLKPGKDIVVVSIDGVRGAFEAMKQGKLNVTVECNPLLGPTLMQTAQAVAAGKPVAKRITVEEGVFPAELAAKVFPTRKY encoded by the coding sequence ATGCCCCTCCCAACCCGCAGGACACTCCTGGCCGCGGTCGCAGCCGCCGCATGCGCCGCCGTCATCATCCCCGTCCAGGCCGCGAAGCCTCTGACCATCGGCTTCTCCCAGGTCGGCGCCGAAAGCGAATGGCGCACCGCGAACACCGCCTCGATCAAGGACGCCGCCAAACAGGCCGGCGTCACCCTGAAATTCGCCGACGCCCAGCAGCAGCAACAGAACCAGGTCAAGGCGATCCGCTCCTTCATCGCCCAACGCGTCGACGTGATCGCGTTCTCGCCGGTGGTCGAAACCGGCTGGGAGACCGTGCTCCGCGAAGCGAAGAATGCGAAGATTCCCGTGATCCTGACCGACCGCGCGGTCAAGGTCAGCGATCCCTCGCTGTACGTCAGCTTCATCGGCTCCGACTTCGTGGAAGAGGGCCGCCGGGCCGGGCGCTGGCTGCTGGAGTATGCGAAGAAGAACGGCGACAAGCCGCTCAACATCGTGGAGCTGCAGGGCACCGTCGGCTCGGCGCCGGCCACCGACCGAAAGACCGGCTTCGCCGAGGCCATCGCCGGCAATCCGAAGCTGAAGGTGATCCGCTCGCAGACCGGCGACTTCACCCGCGCCAAGGGCAAGGAAGTGATGGAAGCCTTCCTCAAGTCCGAGGGCAAGAACATCAACGTGCTGTTCGCGCACAACGACGACATGGCCATCGGCGCGATCCAGGCGATCGAGGAGGCCGGCCTGAAGCCGGGCAAGGACATCGTCGTCGTCTCGATCGACGGCGTGCGCGGCGCGTTCGAGGCCATGAAGCAGGGCAAGCTGAACGTGACCGTCGAGTGCAATCCGCTGCTCGGCCCGACCCTGATGCAGACCGCGCAGGCGGTCGCCGCCGGCAAGCCGGTCGCCAAGCGCATCACGGTCGAGGAAGGCGTGTTCCCGGCCGAGCTCGCGGCCAAGGTGTTCCCGACCCGCAAATACTGA
- a CDS encoding sugar ABC transporter ATP-binding protein: MVDLSSTMRTPVLEVTGIHKQFPGVKALSDAGLRLFSGEVHTLMGQNGAGKSTLIKVLTGVYQPDGGSILLDGRAIRPRSTQEAQNLGISTVYQEVNLCPNLSVAENIFIGRYPRRFGMVDWRAMRSQALDLLQRLQIDVDVARPLGEYPLAIQQMVAIARALLGKSKVLILDEPTSSLDEAEVQTLFGVLRRLREEGMAILFVTHFLDQTYAISDRITVMRNGEREGEYPCAALSRLSLVNRMIGAPADADADNADGGAQANGPAEIGEVFLRARGIARKGVLAPVDLDLHRGELLGLAGLLGSGRTETARLLFGADKADGGNIEVNGRQVGFANPRDAIAEGIAFCSEDRKHEGAILPLSVRENLILALQARLGLWRAIPLKRQQQLATDYVSWLGIKTASIETPIGSLSGGNQQKVLLARWLATEPGLLILDEPTRGIDVRAKQEIMDYVSKLCRKGMSILFISSELPEVLRVSDRMVVMRDRRACGEYRRGELDETSVLRVIAGDTAGEAAGEAA, translated from the coding sequence ATGGTCGACCTCAGTTCAACAATGCGGACGCCCGTCCTCGAGGTGACGGGCATTCACAAGCAGTTCCCGGGGGTGAAGGCGCTGTCGGACGCAGGCTTGCGCCTTTTTTCGGGCGAAGTCCACACGCTGATGGGCCAGAACGGCGCGGGCAAGTCCACGCTGATCAAGGTCCTCACCGGCGTCTACCAGCCCGACGGCGGCAGCATCCTGCTGGACGGCCGGGCAATCCGCCCGCGCTCCACGCAGGAAGCGCAGAACCTGGGCATCAGCACCGTCTACCAGGAAGTGAACCTGTGCCCGAACCTGTCGGTGGCGGAGAACATCTTCATCGGCCGCTATCCGCGCCGCTTCGGCATGGTCGACTGGCGCGCGATGCGCAGCCAGGCCCTCGATCTGCTGCAGCGACTGCAGATCGACGTCGACGTCGCCAGGCCGCTGGGCGAGTATCCGCTGGCGATCCAGCAGATGGTCGCGATCGCGCGCGCGCTGCTCGGCAAGTCGAAGGTGCTGATCCTGGACGAACCGACTTCCAGCCTGGACGAGGCCGAGGTGCAGACCCTGTTCGGCGTCCTGCGCCGGCTGCGCGAGGAGGGGATGGCGATCCTGTTCGTCACGCACTTCCTCGACCAGACGTATGCGATCTCGGACCGCATCACCGTGATGCGCAATGGCGAGCGCGAAGGCGAATATCCCTGTGCCGCGCTGTCGCGCCTCAGTCTGGTGAACAGGATGATCGGCGCGCCGGCCGATGCCGATGCCGACAATGCGGACGGCGGCGCGCAGGCAAACGGGCCGGCCGAGATCGGCGAGGTCTTCCTGCGCGCCCGCGGGATCGCGCGCAAGGGCGTGCTGGCGCCGGTCGACCTGGACCTTCACCGCGGCGAGCTGCTGGGCCTTGCCGGCCTGCTCGGCTCGGGCCGCACCGAAACCGCGCGCCTGCTGTTCGGCGCCGACAAGGCGGACGGCGGCAATATCGAGGTGAACGGCCGGCAGGTCGGCTTCGCCAATCCGCGCGACGCGATCGCCGAGGGCATCGCTTTCTGCTCGGAAGACCGCAAGCACGAGGGCGCGATCCTGCCGCTGTCGGTACGCGAGAACCTGATCCTCGCGCTGCAGGCGCGCCTCGGCCTGTGGCGCGCGATTCCGCTCAAACGCCAGCAGCAGCTGGCCACCGACTATGTCAGCTGGCTGGGCATCAAGACCGCCAGCATCGAGACGCCCATCGGCTCGCTCTCGGGCGGCAACCAGCAGAAGGTGCTTCTGGCGCGCTGGCTGGCCACCGAGCCGGGCCTGCTCATCCTCGACGAACCGACGCGCGGCATCGACGTGCGCGCCAAGCAGGAGATCATGGATTACGTCAGCAAGTTGTGCCGCAAGGGCATGTCGATTCTGTTCATTTCGTCCGAGCTGCCGGAAGTGCTGCGCGTGTCCGACCGGATGGTCGTCATGCGCGACCGCAGGGCCTGCGGCGAATACCGGCGCGGTGAGCTCGACGAGACCTCGGTGCTGCGCGTGATCGCGGGAGACACGGCGGGAGAAGCCGCAGGGGAGGCAGCATGA
- a CDS encoding ABC transporter permease: MKTVLLQHPLLRPVAALLVLLLVDSILVPGFFRLELKDGHLYGALVDILNRAAPLMLAALGMTLVIATRGIDISVGAVVALSGTVAAMLIGGATVDAPMGMALAAGLGVALLCGLWNGVLVAGVKLQPIVATLILMVAGRGLAQLLTDGQIVTVYYKPFFFLGSGYLAGLPFSLYVVAAVFALTMILMKKTALGLFIQAVGINPVAARLAGLRTATLIVFVYVFCSACAGLAGMLITSNIKSADANNAGLLLELDAILAVTLGGTSLAGGKFSLVGSMVGALIIQTLTYTIYSLGVPPEVNMVVKSIVVFVVCISQSGEFKQLIKRRPA; encoded by the coding sequence ATGAAGACCGTCCTGCTCCAGCACCCGCTGCTGCGCCCCGTCGCCGCGCTGCTGGTGCTGCTGCTCGTCGACAGCATCCTGGTGCCGGGCTTCTTCCGTCTCGAACTCAAGGATGGTCACCTGTACGGCGCCCTGGTCGATATCCTGAACCGCGCGGCGCCGCTGATGCTGGCGGCGCTCGGCATGACGCTGGTGATCGCCACCCGCGGCATCGACATCTCGGTGGGCGCGGTGGTCGCGCTGTCCGGCACCGTCGCGGCGATGCTGATCGGCGGCGCGACCGTCGACGCGCCGATGGGCATGGCGCTGGCGGCGGGCCTGGGCGTGGCGCTGCTGTGCGGCCTGTGGAACGGCGTGCTGGTGGCGGGCGTCAAGCTGCAGCCCATCGTCGCGACCCTGATCCTGATGGTGGCCGGGCGCGGCCTGGCGCAGCTGCTGACCGACGGCCAGATCGTCACCGTCTATTACAAACCCTTCTTCTTCCTGGGCAGCGGCTACCTGGCGGGCCTGCCGTTCTCGCTGTACGTGGTGGCGGCGGTGTTCGCGCTGACGATGATCCTGATGAAGAAGACTGCGCTCGGGCTGTTCATCCAGGCGGTCGGCATCAATCCGGTGGCGGCGCGCCTGGCCGGCCTGCGCACCGCCACGCTGATCGTCTTCGTGTACGTGTTCTGCAGCGCCTGCGCCGGGCTGGCGGGAATGCTGATTACCTCCAACATCAAGAGCGCGGACGCCAACAACGCCGGCCTGCTGCTGGAGCTGGATGCGATCCTGGCCGTGACGCTGGGCGGCACCTCGCTCGCGGGCGGCAAATTCAGCCTGGTGGGCAGCATGGTCGGCGCGCTGATCATCCAGACGCTCACCTACACCATCTACTCGCTGGGCGTGCCGCCCGAGGTGAACATGGTCGTCAAATCCATCGTCGTGTTCGTCGTCTGCATCTCGCAGTCGGGGGAATTTAAGCAGCTCATCAAAAGGAGGCCGGCATGA